In Microbacterium esteraromaticum, the following proteins share a genomic window:
- a CDS encoding IclR family transcriptional regulator: protein MTRAFSLLEALAASGGEASLASIAGRTGLAVPTAHRLLGTLNHLGYVRQLEDRRYALGASLISLGRHAVPPLADAALPLLRRLEDQFHETANFAVLDGDLVLYAGQVASRQRMRMFTEIGRRVLPHSTGVGKAMLSTMPERQVRALITRTGLPRFTPQTITDEEAFIADLRRARGRGFAADDSEQEVGVRCIAVSVKGIGQPAAVSVSGPAARITDATVVEVVRALREAAEELAVLAAERGVGDPGF from the coding sequence GTGACGCGTGCCTTCTCGCTGCTGGAGGCGCTCGCGGCATCCGGAGGAGAGGCGTCACTGGCATCCATCGCCGGCCGCACCGGCCTCGCCGTGCCGACCGCGCACCGCCTGCTCGGCACGCTCAACCATCTCGGCTACGTGCGACAGCTCGAAGACCGGCGCTACGCTCTCGGCGCGAGCCTGATCTCGCTGGGCCGGCACGCCGTGCCGCCGCTCGCCGACGCCGCGCTGCCGCTGCTGCGCCGGCTCGAAGACCAGTTCCACGAGACCGCGAACTTCGCCGTGCTCGACGGCGACCTCGTGCTGTACGCCGGTCAGGTCGCGTCGCGTCAGCGTATGCGCATGTTCACCGAGATCGGACGGCGTGTTCTGCCGCATTCGACCGGCGTGGGCAAGGCGATGCTGTCGACCATGCCCGAGCGGCAGGTGCGCGCGCTGATCACCCGCACCGGTCTGCCGCGGTTCACGCCGCAGACCATCACCGACGAAGAGGCGTTCATCGCCGACCTGCGCCGTGCGCGCGGGCGCGGCTTCGCCGCCGACGACAGCGAGCAGGAGGTCGGCGTGCGCTGCATCGCCGTCTCGGTGAAGGGCATCGGACAGCCGGCCGCCGTCTCGGTCTCCGGCCCTGCCGCTCGCATCACCGACGCGACGGTCGTCGAGGTCGTGCGGGCGCTGCGCGAGGCGGCCGAAGAACTCGCCGTGCTCGCTGCCGAGCGCGGCGTGGGAGATCCGGGGTTCTGA
- a CDS encoding GlcG/HbpS family heme-binding protein: MSSTRQIVAITYATAAQAVDLAMQIGAEHGVRPVVSVADPSMTVIAFGMADGATPHSVETSRRKAATAASTRRRTALIPEAVAVALPLGTGGLLTTIDGGFPIYFGDQHAGGLGVAGGTPAQDAEIAMETLRRIGARTEGMEL; encoded by the coding sequence ATGTCGAGCACACGTCAGATCGTCGCCATCACCTATGCCACGGCGGCACAGGCAGTCGACCTCGCCATGCAGATCGGCGCCGAGCACGGCGTGCGCCCCGTGGTGTCGGTGGCCGACCCCTCGATGACCGTCATCGCGTTCGGCATGGCCGACGGCGCGACGCCCCACAGTGTCGAGACGAGTCGTCGCAAGGCCGCGACCGCAGCATCCACCCGCCGTCGCACCGCACTCATCCCCGAAGCGGTCGCCGTCGCGCTGCCGCTCGGCACGGGCGGCCTGCTCACGACGATCGACGGCGGCTTCCCCATCTACTTCGGCGATCAGCATGCCGGCGGACTCGGTGTCGCCGGCGGCACACCCGCTCAAGACGCGGAGATCGCCATGGAGACCCTGCGCCGGATCGGCGCTCGAACAGAAGGAATGGAACTATGA